A genomic segment from Azospirillum sp. TSH58 encodes:
- a CDS encoding ABC transporter ATP-binding protein, whose product MARIDLQSLGHSYISNPKSDDDYALKPMTHVWEQGGAYALLGPSGCGKTTLLNIISGLLTPSEGRVLFDGKDVTALPTEARNIAQVFQFPVVYDTMTVYENLAFPLRNRGLRGAPLDARVREIAGLLDLTADLNRRGRNLTADAKQKISLGRGLVRPDVAAILFDEPLTVIDPHLKWELRSKLKALHRALDLTMIYVTHDQTEALTFADKVVVMHDGRVVQVGRPQELFERPAHVFVGHFIGSPGMNVLPAEVSGRAARVGGHIIALRRGYPALNGGAKIEIGVRPEFATLAPAGAGGVPVRVRRLDDLGRTRIARVELSGLPMAATVPEDLTLAGDEASLLLDPAMVHVYADGTLVEGEAA is encoded by the coding sequence ATGGCGCGCATCGACCTTCAATCCCTCGGCCACAGCTACATATCCAATCCCAAAAGCGACGACGACTACGCGCTGAAGCCGATGACCCATGTGTGGGAGCAGGGCGGGGCCTACGCGCTGCTCGGGCCGTCGGGCTGCGGCAAGACCACGCTGCTGAACATCATCTCCGGCCTGCTGACCCCCAGCGAGGGGCGGGTGCTGTTCGACGGCAAGGACGTCACGGCGCTGCCGACCGAGGCGCGCAACATCGCCCAGGTCTTCCAGTTCCCCGTCGTCTACGACACCATGACGGTCTACGAGAACCTCGCCTTTCCGCTGCGCAACCGTGGCCTGCGCGGGGCGCCGCTCGACGCGCGGGTGCGGGAGATCGCCGGGCTGCTCGACCTGACGGCGGACCTGAACCGGCGCGGGCGGAACCTGACCGCCGACGCCAAGCAGAAGATATCCCTGGGGCGCGGGCTGGTCCGCCCGGACGTGGCGGCCATCCTGTTCGACGAGCCGCTGACGGTCATCGACCCGCATCTGAAATGGGAGCTGCGGTCGAAGCTGAAGGCGCTGCACCGCGCGCTCGACCTGACGATGATCTACGTGACCCACGACCAGACGGAGGCGCTGACCTTCGCCGACAAGGTGGTGGTGATGCATGACGGGCGCGTCGTCCAGGTGGGCCGCCCGCAGGAGCTGTTCGAGCGGCCCGCCCACGTCTTCGTCGGCCATTTCATCGGGTCGCCGGGCATGAACGTCCTGCCGGCCGAGGTGTCGGGGCGCGCCGCGCGGGTTGGCGGCCACATCATCGCGCTGCGCCGCGGCTATCCGGCCTTGAACGGCGGGGCAAAGATCGAGATCGGCGTGCGGCCGGAATTCGCCACGCTGGCCCCCGCCGGGGCCGGCGGCGTGCCGGTGCGGGTGCGGCGGCTGGACGATCTGGGGCGCACGCGCATCGCGCGGGTGGAGCTGTCGGGCCTGCCGATGGCGGCGACGGTGCCGGAGGATCTGACGCTGGCGGGGGACGAAGCGTCGCTGCTGCTCGACCCCGCCATGGTGCATGTCTACGCGGACGGAACGCTCGTGGAAGGGGAGGCGGCGTGA
- the glpD gene encoding glycerol-3-phosphate dehydrogenase: MAGVYDLAIVGGGINGCGIARDAAGRGCSVYLCEQKDLGSGTSSASTKLIHGGLRYLEYYEFRLVREALREREVLWRMAPHIIWPLRFVLPHLPGLRPSWFLRLGLFLYDHLGGREKLPGTRGLDLRSDPAGKPLKPGFARAFEYSDCWVDDARLVVLNAQDAARMGAAIRTRTRFLSAVREDGLWTVTVEDARSGQRSSIRARALVNAAGPWVSEVMRQGARSTVDARIRLVQGSHIVVPKLFDHDRCYIFQNADKRIVFAIPYERDFTLIGTTDNDYQGDPANVRASEAEIAYLCAAAGEYFAKPVTPADVVWTYSGVRPLYDDGASTAQAATRDYVLALDAPGDGKAALLNIFGGKITTYRRLADAAIAKLAPFLPKLAPGASDWSSAGTLPGGDFPADGVAALVAELRGRAPFLPQQHLERLARTYGTRARRILDSAARPEDLGQDFGGTLTEAEVRYLMTEEWAETAEDVLWRRTKLGLRLDAAQAQALDAFMTEERSRRERASDAAE; this comes from the coding sequence ATGGCCGGGGTCTACGACCTTGCCATCGTCGGCGGCGGCATCAACGGCTGTGGCATCGCGCGCGATGCCGCGGGTCGCGGCTGCTCCGTCTATCTGTGCGAACAGAAGGATCTGGGGTCGGGCACGTCCTCGGCCTCGACGAAGCTGATCCACGGCGGCCTGCGCTACCTGGAATATTACGAATTTCGGCTGGTCCGCGAGGCGCTGCGCGAGCGCGAGGTGCTGTGGCGCATGGCGCCGCACATCATCTGGCCGCTGCGCTTCGTCCTGCCGCATCTGCCCGGCCTGCGGCCTTCCTGGTTCCTGCGGCTGGGCCTGTTCCTCTACGACCATCTCGGCGGGCGGGAGAAGCTTCCGGGCACACGCGGGCTCGACCTGCGGAGCGATCCGGCGGGGAAGCCGCTGAAGCCGGGTTTCGCGCGCGCTTTCGAATATTCGGATTGCTGGGTCGACGACGCGCGTCTGGTGGTTCTGAACGCGCAGGACGCCGCCCGCATGGGTGCTGCGATCCGCACCCGCACCCGCTTCCTGAGCGCCGTCCGCGAGGACGGGCTGTGGACCGTGACGGTGGAGGACGCGCGCAGCGGCCAGCGCAGCAGCATCCGCGCCCGCGCGCTGGTCAACGCCGCCGGCCCTTGGGTGTCGGAGGTGATGCGGCAGGGCGCGCGGTCCACGGTGGACGCCCGCATCCGTCTGGTCCAGGGCTCGCACATCGTGGTGCCGAAGCTGTTCGACCATGACCGCTGCTACATCTTCCAGAACGCCGACAAGCGCATCGTCTTCGCCATCCCCTACGAGCGCGACTTCACCCTGATCGGCACCACCGACAACGACTACCAGGGCGATCCGGCGAACGTCCGCGCGTCGGAGGCGGAGATCGCCTATCTCTGCGCCGCCGCCGGCGAGTATTTCGCCAAGCCGGTGACGCCCGCCGACGTGGTGTGGACCTACTCCGGCGTCCGCCCGCTCTACGACGACGGCGCCTCCACGGCGCAGGCGGCGACCCGCGACTATGTGCTGGCGCTCGACGCGCCGGGCGACGGCAAGGCGGCGCTGCTCAACATCTTCGGCGGCAAGATCACCACCTACCGCCGTCTCGCCGACGCGGCCATCGCCAAACTGGCGCCCTTCCTGCCGAAGCTCGCTCCGGGCGCCTCGGACTGGAGCAGCGCCGGGACCCTGCCGGGCGGCGATTTCCCGGCGGACGGCGTCGCGGCGCTGGTCGCCGAGTTGCGGGGGCGGGCGCCCTTCCTGCCGCAGCAGCATCTGGAGCGGCTGGCGCGCACCTACGGCACCCGCGCCCGCCGGATTCTCGACAGCGCCGCGCGCCCGGAGGATCTCGGCCAGGATTTCGGCGGCACCCTGACGGAGGCCGAGGTCCGCTATCTGATGACGGAGGAATGGGCGGAGACCGCCGAGGACGTGCTGTGGCGCCGGACCAAGCTGGGCCTGCGGCTGGACGCCGCCCAGGCCCAGGCGCTCGACGCGTTCATGACGGAGGAGCGCAGCCGGAGGGAGAGGGCATCCGACGCTGCGGAATAG
- a CDS encoding carbohydrate ABC transporter permease encodes MLRARIVLTLYILFLMLPIYWLVNMSLKTNTEIVSGLTLWPHTLTFENYRRIFTDSSWYSGYLNSLQYVALNTVLSIALALPAAYAFSRYRFVGDKHLFFWLLSNRMAPAAVFALPFFNLYSAIGLFDTPLAVALAHCLFNVPLAVWILEGFMSGVPREIDETAYLDGYSFPRFFVKIFMPLVASGIGVTAFFCFMFSWVELLLARTLTSVDAKPIAATMTRTVSASGMDWGLLAAAGVLTILPGALVIWFVRNYIAKGFALGRV; translated from the coding sequence ATGCTGCGCGCACGGATCGTCCTCACGCTCTACATCCTGTTCCTGATGCTGCCGATCTACTGGCTCGTGAACATGAGCCTGAAGACGAATACCGAGATCGTCAGCGGCCTGACGCTGTGGCCCCACACCCTGACCTTCGAGAACTACCGGAGGATCTTCACCGATTCGTCCTGGTATTCGGGTTACCTGAACTCGCTGCAGTATGTGGCGCTGAACACGGTGCTGTCGATCGCGCTGGCCCTGCCGGCGGCCTACGCCTTCTCGCGCTACCGCTTCGTGGGTGACAAGCATCTGTTCTTCTGGCTGCTGTCCAACCGCATGGCCCCGGCGGCGGTCTTCGCACTGCCCTTCTTCAACCTCTACTCCGCCATAGGGCTGTTCGACACGCCGCTGGCCGTGGCGTTGGCCCACTGCCTGTTCAACGTGCCGCTGGCGGTGTGGATTCTGGAGGGCTTCATGTCGGGGGTACCGCGGGAGATCGACGAGACCGCCTATCTCGACGGCTACAGCTTTCCGCGTTTCTTCGTGAAGATCTTCATGCCGCTGGTGGCCAGCGGGATCGGCGTCACCGCCTTCTTCTGCTTCATGTTCAGCTGGGTCGAACTGCTGCTGGCGCGCACGCTGACCTCGGTGGACGCCAAGCCCATCGCGGCGACGATGACGCGCACCGTCTCGGCCTCCGGCATGGATTGGGGGCTGCTGGCGGCGGCGGGGGTGCTGACCATCCTGCCCGGCGCGCTGGTGATCTGGTTCGTGCGCAACTACATCGCCAAGGGCTTCGCCCTGGGCCGCGTCTGA
- a CDS encoding DUF2160 domain-containing protein codes for MDTVTEHLAWMAWTWQTGAFFAVIAGLLTLLTVLALNRPEVARHGVLGITTTRGDRLFITLLGSAFIHLAWLGLVGEEVHYATALSLLYAAAVFRWV; via the coding sequence ATGGACACCGTCACCGAACATCTCGCCTGGATGGCCTGGACCTGGCAGACCGGCGCCTTCTTCGCCGTCATCGCCGGGCTGCTGACCCTGCTGACCGTCCTGGCGCTCAACCGGCCGGAGGTGGCGCGCCACGGCGTGCTGGGAATCACCACGACGCGCGGCGACCGGCTGTTCATCACGCTGCTCGGCAGCGCCTTCATCCACCTCGCCTGGCTGGGGCTGGTGGGGGAGGAGGTGCACTACGCGACCGCGCTTTCGCTTCTCTACGCCGCGGCGGTCTTCCGCTGGGTGTGA
- a CDS encoding carbohydrate ABC transporter permease: MDKPVNQGAWLLVLPVLLIVAFSAILPLMTVVNYSVQDTFGNNQFFWNGIGWYQELLDPSTDLGGRFFDALWRNLLFSLLILLIEVPLGIAVALSMPRHGWRVAATLVVLALPLLIPWNVVGTIWQIFAREDIGLLGWAVNRLGIPYNYTADPLSAWVTIVTMDVWHWTSLVALLCYAGLRSIPDAFYQAARIDGASRWAVFRNIQLPKMHRVLLIAVLLRFMDSFMIYTEPFVVTGGGPGNSTTFVSIDLVKLALGQFDLGKAAALSIVYNLIILAVCWVFYTVMTRMDAQRN, from the coding sequence ATGGACAAGCCCGTCAACCAGGGGGCATGGCTTCTGGTCCTGCCGGTTCTGCTGATCGTCGCCTTCTCGGCCATCCTGCCGCTGATGACGGTGGTCAACTACTCGGTGCAGGACACCTTCGGGAACAACCAGTTCTTCTGGAACGGCATCGGCTGGTACCAGGAGCTTCTCGACCCCTCCACCGACCTCGGCGGGCGCTTCTTCGACGCGCTGTGGCGCAACCTGCTGTTCTCGCTGCTGATCCTGCTGATCGAGGTGCCGCTGGGCATCGCCGTGGCGCTGAGCATGCCGCGCCACGGCTGGCGGGTGGCGGCGACGCTGGTGGTGCTGGCGCTGCCGCTGCTGATCCCGTGGAACGTCGTCGGCACCATCTGGCAGATTTTCGCCCGCGAGGACATCGGCCTGCTGGGCTGGGCGGTGAACCGGCTGGGCATCCCCTACAACTACACGGCGGACCCGCTGTCGGCCTGGGTGACCATCGTGACGATGGACGTCTGGCACTGGACCTCGCTGGTGGCGCTGCTCTGCTACGCCGGCCTGCGCTCCATCCCCGACGCCTTCTATCAGGCGGCCCGGATCGACGGGGCCTCGCGCTGGGCGGTGTTCCGCAACATCCAATTGCCGAAAATGCACCGGGTGCTGCTGATCGCCGTGCTGCTGCGCTTCATGGACAGCTTCATGATCTACACCGAGCCCTTCGTGGTGACCGGCGGCGGTCCCGGCAACTCGACCACCTTCGTGTCGATCGACCTCGTGAAGCTGGCGCTGGGGCAGTTCGACCTGGGCAAGGCCGCGGCCCTGTCCATCGTCTACAACCTGATCATCCTGGCGGTCTGCTGGGTCTTCTACACGGTCATGACCCGCATGGACGCGCAACGGAACTAG
- the glpK gene encoding glycerol kinase GlpK, which translates to MSEAGHVLAIDQGTTSTRAIVFDRRGVPAGMARREFAQHYPADGWVEHDPEDIWRDTVAVVRGAVAEAGLGASDIAAIGITNQRETTVVWDRRTGEPVHRAIVWQDRRTSDLCRKLVEEGCGPLVRRKTGLLIDSYFSATKIAWILDHVPGARERAERGELCFGTIDSFLLHRLTGGRVHATDATNASRSMVFDIHRQDWDDELLALFRIPRAMMPEVLDSSAEFGATEPDLLGRAIPITGIAGDQQAATFGQACFEPGMVKSTYGTGCFALLNTGDAPVESRSNMLTTVAYRLDGRTTYALEGSIFIAGAAIKWLRDGLGIITHASQTDDMATRVPDSHGVYLVPAFVGLGAPHWDPEARAAIFGLTLDAGPAHIARAALEAVAYQTRDLRDAMVSDWSASHMATSDALRVDGGMAANDWLCQFLADVLDLPVERPAVIETTALGAAGLAGLKAGVYRDQAALAGAWRCDRRFEPRMDAAKRVRLYDGWLDAVRRVRRER; encoded by the coding sequence ATGTCTGAAGCCGGCCACGTCCTCGCCATCGATCAGGGCACCACCTCCACCCGCGCCATCGTCTTCGACCGGCGGGGCGTTCCCGCCGGGATGGCCCGGCGCGAGTTCGCGCAGCATTATCCGGCCGACGGCTGGGTGGAGCACGATCCGGAGGACATCTGGCGCGACACCGTGGCGGTGGTGCGGGGGGCCGTGGCGGAGGCCGGGCTGGGCGCGTCGGACATCGCCGCCATCGGCATCACCAACCAGCGCGAGACCACCGTCGTCTGGGACCGCCGTACGGGCGAGCCGGTGCACCGCGCCATCGTCTGGCAGGACCGCCGCACGTCCGACCTCTGCCGCAAGCTGGTCGAGGAAGGCTGCGGGCCGCTGGTGCGGCGCAAGACCGGGCTGCTGATCGATTCCTACTTCTCCGCCACCAAGATCGCCTGGATTCTCGACCATGTCCCCGGCGCGCGGGAGCGGGCGGAGCGGGGCGAGCTGTGCTTCGGCACCATCGACAGCTTCCTGCTGCACCGGCTGACCGGCGGGCGGGTGCACGCCACCGACGCGACCAACGCCTCGCGCAGCATGGTCTTCGACATCCACCGCCAGGACTGGGACGACGAACTGCTCGCCCTGTTCCGCATCCCTCGCGCCATGATGCCGGAGGTGCTGGACAGCAGCGCCGAGTTCGGCGCGACGGAGCCGGACCTGCTGGGCCGCGCCATCCCGATCACCGGCATCGCCGGCGACCAGCAGGCCGCGACCTTCGGGCAGGCCTGCTTCGAGCCGGGCATGGTGAAGTCCACCTACGGCACCGGCTGCTTCGCCCTGCTGAACACCGGCGATGCGCCGGTGGAATCGCGCTCCAACATGCTGACCACCGTCGCCTACCGGCTGGACGGGCGGACGACCTACGCGCTGGAGGGTTCCATCTTCATCGCCGGGGCGGCGATCAAGTGGCTGCGCGACGGGCTGGGGATCATCACCCACGCCTCCCAGACCGACGACATGGCGACCCGCGTTCCGGACAGCCACGGCGTCTATCTGGTCCCGGCCTTCGTGGGCCTGGGCGCCCCCCACTGGGACCCCGAGGCCCGCGCCGCGATCTTCGGGCTGACGCTGGACGCCGGCCCCGCCCACATCGCCCGCGCCGCACTGGAGGCCGTGGCCTACCAGACGCGCGACCTGCGCGACGCCATGGTCTCCGACTGGTCGGCCTCGCACATGGCGACCTCCGACGCGCTGCGGGTGGACGGCGGCATGGCGGCGAACGACTGGCTGTGCCAGTTCCTGGCCGACGTGCTGGACCTGCCGGTGGAGCGCCCGGCGGTGATCGAGACGACCGCTCTGGGGGCCGCCGGGCTGGCCGGGCTGAAGGCCGGGGTCTACCGCGATCAGGCGGCGCTGGCCGGCGCGTGGCGCTGCGACCGTCGGTTCGAGCCGCGGATGGATGCGGCCAAGCGCGTCCGCCTCTACGACGGCTGGCTGGACGCCGTGCGCCGCGTGCGCCGCGAACGCTGA
- a CDS encoding ABC transporter substrate-binding protein, which produces MRTLYLASASAAALLLSSAPAFADIEAAKRWIDSEFQPSTLSKEEQLKEMQWFIDAAKPFAGMEINVVSETITTHEYEARTLAKAFSEITGIKLRHDLIQEGDVVEKIQTQMQSGKNIYDAWINDSDLIGTHFRYKQVVPLTDWMEGEGKDVTLPTLDVNDFIGKSFTTAPDGKLYQLPDQQFANLYWFRYDWFTNPDIKAKFKAKYGYDLGVPVNWSAYEDIAEFFTNDVKEIDGVKVYGHMDYGKKDPSLGWRFTDAWLSMAGNGDKGLPNGKPVDEWGIRMEGCRPVGSSIERGGDTNGPAAVYSVTKYVEWLKKYAPPQAAGMTFSESGPVPAQGNVAQQMFWYTAFTADMVKDGLPVVNADGTPKWRMAPSPKGAYWKDGMKLGYQDAGSWTLLKSTPVDRRKAAWLYAQFTMAKSVSLKKSHVGLTFIRESDIWDKSFTERAPKLGGLVEFYRSPARVQWTPTGVNVPDYPKLAQLWWQNIGDASSGAKTPQAAMDALAAAQDSVMERLERSGVQGECGPKLNKKESAEFWFAKAEKDGTTAPQRKLSNEKPKGETVDYDQLIKSWPASPPKKAAMAQ; this is translated from the coding sequence ATGCGTACCCTGTATCTCGCCTCCGCATCCGCGGCGGCGCTTCTTCTGTCATCGGCCCCGGCCTTCGCCGACATCGAGGCGGCCAAGCGCTGGATCGACAGCGAGTTCCAGCCTTCGACCCTGTCGAAGGAGGAGCAGCTGAAGGAAATGCAGTGGTTCATCGACGCCGCCAAGCCCTTCGCCGGCATGGAGATCAACGTCGTCTCCGAGACCATCACCACCCATGAGTACGAGGCCCGGACGCTCGCCAAGGCTTTCAGCGAGATCACCGGGATCAAGCTGCGCCACGACCTGATCCAGGAAGGCGACGTGGTCGAGAAGATCCAGACGCAGATGCAGTCCGGCAAGAACATCTACGACGCCTGGATCAACGACAGCGACCTGATCGGCACCCATTTCCGCTACAAGCAGGTGGTTCCCCTCACCGACTGGATGGAGGGGGAGGGCAAGGACGTCACCCTGCCGACGCTGGACGTGAACGACTTCATCGGCAAGTCCTTCACCACCGCGCCGGACGGCAAGCTCTACCAGCTTCCCGACCAGCAGTTCGCCAACCTCTACTGGTTCCGCTACGACTGGTTCACCAACCCGGACATCAAGGCCAAGTTCAAGGCGAAGTACGGCTATGATCTGGGCGTCCCGGTCAACTGGTCGGCCTATGAGGACATCGCCGAGTTCTTCACCAACGACGTGAAGGAGATCGACGGCGTCAAGGTCTACGGCCACATGGACTACGGCAAGAAGGACCCGTCGCTGGGCTGGCGCTTCACCGACGCGTGGTTGTCGATGGCCGGCAACGGCGACAAGGGCCTGCCCAACGGCAAGCCGGTGGACGAGTGGGGCATCCGCATGGAGGGCTGCCGCCCGGTCGGCTCCTCGATCGAGCGGGGCGGCGACACCAACGGCCCGGCCGCCGTCTACTCCGTCACCAAATATGTGGAGTGGCTGAAGAAATACGCGCCGCCGCAGGCCGCGGGCATGACCTTCTCCGAATCCGGCCCGGTGCCGGCCCAGGGCAACGTCGCGCAGCAGATGTTCTGGTACACCGCCTTCACCGCCGACATGGTGAAGGATGGCCTGCCGGTGGTGAACGCCGACGGCACGCCGAAATGGCGCATGGCCCCGTCGCCCAAGGGCGCCTACTGGAAGGACGGCATGAAGCTGGGCTACCAGGACGCCGGGTCGTGGACGCTGCTGAAATCGACCCCGGTGGACCGCCGCAAGGCGGCGTGGCTCTACGCCCAGTTCACCATGGCGAAGTCGGTCAGCCTGAAGAAGAGCCATGTCGGCCTGACCTTCATCCGGGAAAGCGACATCTGGGACAAGAGCTTCACCGAGCGCGCGCCGAAGCTGGGCGGGCTGGTCGAGTTCTACCGCTCCCCGGCGCGCGTGCAGTGGACGCCGACCGGCGTGAACGTGCCGGATTACCCGAAGCTGGCGCAGCTGTGGTGGCAGAACATCGGCGACGCCTCGTCGGGCGCCAAGACGCCGCAGGCGGCCATGGACGCGCTGGCCGCGGCCCAGGACTCGGTGATGGAGCGGCTGGAGCGGTCGGGCGTGCAGGGCGAATGCGGGCCGAAGCTGAACAAGAAGGAGTCGGCGGAGTTCTGGTTCGCCAAGGCCGAGAAGGACGGCACCACCGCGCCGCAGCGCAAGCTGTCCAACGAGAAGCCCAAGGGCGAGACGGTGGACTACGACCAGCTCATCAAGTCCTGGCCGGCCTCGCCGCCGAAGAAGGCCGCGATGGCGCAGTGA
- a CDS encoding DUF3008 family protein gives MSKAESKKQQMAAGAALAAKRGEQPESSLRGASKDMAKSMSEKELREMASAKRKDLPTRSSKDDAKD, from the coding sequence ATGAGCAAGGCGGAGTCCAAGAAGCAGCAGATGGCCGCCGGCGCGGCGCTGGCCGCCAAGCGCGGGGAGCAGCCGGAATCCAGCCTGCGCGGCGCCTCGAAGGACATGGCCAAGTCGATGAGCGAAAAGGAGCTGCGGGAGATGGCGTCCGCGAAGCGCAAGGACCTGCCCACCCGCAGTTCGAAGGACGATGCGAAGGATTGA
- a CDS encoding ABC transporter ATP-binding protein, which produces MGLVLDKVSRHVGGHVHLENVSLTLERGSLNVLLGPTLSGKTSLMRLMAGLDVPSAGRVLVDGVDVTGRHVRERSVAMVYQQFINYPSLTVYENIASPLRVARRPKDEIDRKVREAARLLKLEPYLQRTPQQLSGGQQQRTAIARALVKEAQLVLLDEPLANLDYKLREELREELPKIFAATGAVFVYATTEPAEALLLRGNTATLWEGRLAQFGRTPDVYRRPANLTSARVFSDPPLNTMRVHKRGLQIVLATGEHGPARGVLAELPDDDYTIGFRADHLHLTRPHADAMSLSGAVAVSEITGSESFVHIDLPRTDGGTDRWVAVTRGVLEVEPGERIDCFIDPRRLFVFGHDGRLAAAPPLVMAA; this is translated from the coding sequence GTGGGCTTGGTTCTGGACAAGGTCAGCAGGCATGTCGGCGGCCACGTTCACCTGGAGAACGTGTCGCTGACCCTGGAGCGCGGGTCGCTGAACGTTCTGCTGGGGCCGACCCTGTCGGGCAAGACGTCGCTGATGCGGCTGATGGCCGGGCTGGACGTGCCCAGCGCCGGGCGGGTGCTGGTCGACGGGGTGGACGTGACGGGGCGGCATGTCCGCGAACGCTCCGTCGCCATGGTCTACCAGCAGTTCATCAACTACCCCTCCCTCACCGTCTACGAGAACATCGCCTCCCCCCTGCGGGTCGCCCGCCGGCCCAAGGACGAGATCGACCGCAAGGTGCGGGAGGCGGCGCGCCTGCTGAAGCTGGAGCCCTACCTGCAGCGCACGCCGCAGCAGCTCTCCGGCGGCCAGCAGCAGCGCACCGCCATCGCCCGCGCCCTGGTGAAGGAGGCGCAGCTCGTCCTGCTCGACGAGCCGCTGGCCAACCTGGACTACAAGCTGCGCGAGGAGCTGCGGGAGGAGCTGCCGAAAATTTTCGCCGCGACCGGCGCGGTCTTCGTCTACGCGACGACGGAACCGGCGGAGGCGCTTCTGCTCCGCGGCAACACGGCAACGCTGTGGGAAGGGCGGCTGGCGCAGTTCGGGCGCACGCCGGACGTCTACCGCCGCCCGGCCAACCTGACCAGCGCGCGCGTCTTCTCCGACCCGCCGCTGAACACCATGCGGGTGCACAAGCGCGGCCTGCAAATCGTGCTGGCGACCGGGGAGCACGGGCCGGCGCGCGGCGTCCTGGCGGAACTGCCGGACGACGACTACACCATCGGCTTCCGCGCCGACCACCTGCACCTGACGCGGCCCCACGCCGACGCGATGTCCCTGAGCGGTGCGGTGGCGGTCAGCGAGATCACCGGTTCGGAGAGCTTCGTCCACATCGACCTGCCGCGCACCGATGGCGGAACGGACCGTTGGGTGGCGGTCACCCGCGGCGTGCTGGAGGTGGAGCCGGGCGAGCGGATCGACTGCTTCATCGACCCGCGGCGGCTGTTCGTGTTCGGCCATGACGGGCGGCTGGCCGCGGCGCCGCCGCTGGTCATGGCGGCGTGA
- a CDS encoding DedA family protein gives MFEWIADMVESGGYAGIALLMLLENVFPPIPSELIMPLAGFVAARGDLSLPLVVLAGSAGSVAGALFWYYAGRWLGSERLKRLAARHGRWLTVAPAQVDEATGWFRRHSAASVLIGRLIPAVRTLISVPAGIAGMGLTRFLVYSTIGTALWSLVLAGAGYLLEGQYDKVAGWMDPVAKLVIAAIAAWYAYRVATFRPQEQN, from the coding sequence GTGTTCGAGTGGATCGCAGACATGGTCGAGAGCGGCGGCTACGCCGGCATCGCGCTTCTGATGCTGCTGGAGAACGTCTTTCCGCCCATTCCATCGGAACTCATCATGCCGCTGGCCGGCTTCGTCGCGGCCCGCGGGGATCTCAGCCTGCCGCTGGTGGTGCTGGCGGGCAGCGCGGGGTCGGTGGCGGGAGCGCTGTTCTGGTACTACGCCGGGCGGTGGCTGGGCAGCGAGCGGCTGAAGCGGCTGGCCGCCCGGCATGGCCGCTGGCTGACGGTGGCACCCGCGCAGGTTGACGAGGCGACGGGCTGGTTCCGCCGGCACAGCGCGGCGTCGGTGCTGATCGGCCGCCTGATCCCGGCGGTGCGCACGCTGATCTCCGTTCCCGCGGGAATCGCCGGGATGGGGCTGACCCGCTTTCTGGTCTATTCGACCATCGGAACGGCGCTGTGGTCGCTGGTCCTGGCCGGCGCGGGCTATCTGCTGGAAGGCCAGTACGACAAGGTCGCGGGATGGATGGACCCGGTGGCCAAGCTGGTCATCGCCGCCATCGCCGCCTGGTACGCCTACCGCGTCGCCACCTTCCGCCCGCAGGAACAGAACTGA